The Nicotiana sylvestris chromosome 6, ASM39365v2, whole genome shotgun sequence genomic sequence CACTTTAAAAGAAGTATTCTATGTACCACAGTTCAAGTATAATCTGTTATCAGTGTCGAAAATGACAAGTGACTTAAGGTGTTTTGCATCTTTCTATCCTGATTTTTGTGTGTTTCAAGATCTCTTCAATGGCAGGATGAAGGAGATTGGTAGAGAAAGAGATGGTTTGTACTTCCTACAACAACATGGAAATAAGAGATTGACTACTGTGTCCTTGGTAGCTGTTAGGTCAAAGGTTGACCTCTCAATCAGTCCCAATGATATAGTCTTATGGCATAGAGACTTGGTCATGTGTCTATCATTGTTTTGAAGAAACTATTTCCTGTAAACTAGCTAGTATTACTAATGCCATCAATAATTGTTGTGTTTGTCCTTGTGCTAAACTAACCAGGATACCATTTCCTCACAGTAGCATCAAGAGTACTAGTGCATTTGATCTCATTCATATAGATGTTTGGGGACCTTATAGAACTATAACTTGTGATGGTTATAGATACTTTCTTATGACTTCACTAGAATGACTTGGGTTTTCTTACTGAAACTGAAATCTGATGTGTGTGTTGTATTTCCACAGTTCATTGCCTTTGTTCATACTCAGTtcaataaaacagtaaaaatggTGAGATCTGACATTGGCTCTGAGTTTCTAAATTTAGTGTGTAAAACTGTGTTCAATAAGATTGGAATCCTTCATCAAACCACATGTGCATAAACTCCTCAGAAGAATGGGGTAGCTGAGAGGAAGCACAGGCATCTTCTAGAAATCACTAGAGCTCTGAGGTTTCAAGCTAACATTCCAATCAAGTTCTGGGGTCATTGTGTTATCACTGCAACATTCTTGATCAACAGACTGCCATCATCAGTGTTGAAAGGGTGTTCACCTTATGAGTTGTTGTACAATAGGAGGCCTCAGCTAGGACACCTCAGGACTCTGGGCTATTTGTGTTTTGCTAAGCAAGTGTAGGAGACAGATAAACTTATGCCTAGGGCCAAGCCTGTTGTGCTCATGGGATTCTCAGATACTCAAAAAGGTTATATTCTCTTAGATATTCTACACAACACTTCTTTGTCAATAGAGATGTTATCTTCAAAGAGGATGTATTTCCATTCAAGGACTCTCTGCATGTCTCTCCCCCTATATTCAAGCCACTTCCTTCACCTCCTAGTTGTGAAGAGGTGTACACAGATATCTGTCCCTCTCCATACATCAATTCTTCTACTTCATCATCTAGTGATTACTTGTCACCTACTTTATCAGAAGAAAGACATAGCTCTTTGTCTACTGCTCTTGAGCCCTGTCCCACACTAAGAAGATCTCTCAAAACCAAACATCATCTACTATGGCTTAAGGATTTTGTCACTCAGCCTTCTAACTCTCCTACTCCATATTCCATGGCCAACTATGTCTCTATGACAGTCTTTCCCCTTCTTATCAGTCGTATATTGCAGCCTTCTCCACAATTGTGGAGCCCTCCTCTTATGAAGAGGCTGTTAAAGACCCAAGGTGGGTGGAGGCTATGAAATCAGAAATAGCAGCCTTGGAAGCTAACAACACTTGGTAAGTTGTCTCACTTCCTCCAGGCAAGATTCCTTTTGGTTGCAAATAGATATTTAAAGTGAAATATAAAGCTATAGGGGAGGTTGAAAGGTTTAATGCCAGGTTGGTGGCCAAGGGGTTCAGCCAGCAGGAAGGTATTGATTATCAAGAAACCTTCAGTCCAGTTGTTAAGATGGTTACTATTAGAACCATACTTTCTGTTGCAGCTTCAGAACATTGGCatatccatcaaatggatgtgtaCAATGCTTTCCTATAGGGAGATTTGCCTGATGAAATCTATATGACTCTTCCTTAGGGATTTCAGAGTCAGGGGGAGAGTAGGCCAGCTTGCAGACTCTTGAAATCCTTGTATGGTCTCAAACAAGCACCCAGACAATGGAATGCAAAGTTATCAAAGGCACTGATTAGTTTTGGCTTCATACAAAGTCAACATGATCACTCTTTGTTTGTACAAGGGACTGGGAGCTGCATTGTGGTTATATTAgtctatgtggatgatatgccCATTACAGGACCTAATTTGAGGCTAGTAGAAGAAACCAAAGCAATACTTTAGAATACTTTTAAGATGAAGGACCTAGGGGAGTTGAAATACTTCCTTGGGATAGAGTTTGCTAGATCATTACAAGGTATTCTAATGCATCAAAGAAAGTATACATTAGAACTTGTATCTGAACTTGGCTTCGGTGCTGCAAAACCTGCTACTACACCTATTGAAGTAAATGTGAAACTCACTACTCAAGAGTGTGATGAACACACAAGCACAATCAACACCTTGGATGATGCACTATTACCAGATGTAACTAGCTACCAAAGGCTACTAGGCAAACTCCTATATCTGACAGTAACAAGACCAGACATTGCATTTAGTGTTCAAACTCTCAGCCAGTTTATGCAAAAGCCTAAGAAATCTTATATGGAGGTAGCACTCAGGGTGGTCAAGTATGTTAAGAATCACCCTGGGCAAGGTGTGCTTCTGTCTAGTCAAAAGAAAAGTGTAATCTCAGCTTTCtgtgatgctgattgggcagcATGCCCCTTGACTAGTAAGTCTGTGTCTGGGTTTTTCATAAAGTATGGGAATTTACTTATATCATGGAAGTCAAAGAAGCAAAGCACGATTTCTAGAAACTCTGCAGAATCAGAGTACAGAAGTATTGCAACAACAGTGGTTGAACTAGTGTGGATATTTGGATTACTCAAGGACATTGGAGTGGTGTTTGAATTACCAGCTACTATCTTCATTGACAGTAAAGCAGCCATACAAGTAATTGCCAACCCTGTCTTTCATGAAATGACCAAACATATAGAGATTGATTGTCATTTCATAAGACTAAAAATTTAGCAGGGGCTAATCAAGACAGAGTATGTGGGAACCAAAGAACAGTTGGCAGATGTGCTAACTAAAGGACTGCCTAGAGCTCAACATGAGTACTTAGTGTCCAAGCTAGGTTTACTTAATATTTTCATACCACCTAGCTTGAGGGGGATTGTAGAAACAGAAGGAGTAACATAATAAAGAGTGAGGGAAGTAGTTAGTTAGTTAGTGTACATATATTGTATTCAATTATTAGGAATAGAGTAGGGACCACTAGTCTGTTAGAGAGTTGTTGTACTATTACATTGAAGATATACAGAAGATATTTCTCtcattctcttcttcttcaactcgTTCTCTCTGTTCATGCTTCTTCCATTACTAGGGTTGTTCATCTCAAGCATTCTCTGAGATCTAACACTTAGCACTTCCAATTGTCGTTAAAGTTTTTACATTATACATTATTAGTAAGAATATTATTTTAGCAGCCTGATTATAAAGCGTTAAAACTCAAGCACGCAACTAATTTGCACCTGTGAAAGTCTTTATAAACAGTACCACATCCAATACATTAACAAAAATACTTATCAATATACACTCATAGTGAAGAACATGTATAAAAGTGTTACAGTATACACTGGATAAATGCTCGAGGATATATCATATAAGTATAAATCCCGTCTATCTTAGAAGTAAATTAAACCACAAAATTAAATGTGGTTTTTTATTGGTAAAATGAATTTATATAAATTGACAAACCATATTCATCTTTCTTAAGCATAATCACACATGCCATAGAAACAATATCCACCGGGCATGCACCTACTATTGCAGTATCCACAATGCCTTTTGTCAAAAGACAAATTCACGCATTCCCCTCTGCAACAAGTCTCTGTGAAACGGCATTTTCTCTTGCACGCACCACAGTGATGATCATCATAACCTAAATTTATGCACTTCTTGTTGCAGCACGTCGAGTTTCGCCCTTCCAGCACGTTGCAGATTTCATTATCTTTATGGCAGTGATCGGCTGCCCTAGGGTTCCTTTCTTTCTCAGCAAGAAAACGACTTGTTCTCCTCTTCAATTGAGGTACTTCCACAGGAGTTGCTGAAAGTCGTTTCCCATCCTCATAAAATCCTGAATTTTTGGGGTTGATCGATTTGTCCATACTTTGCATGGTGAGCAAAGAGATAGTGAGAGCCATTGAAATGGCAATAACAACCATTAATTTGAGAAACTTCATCTTTTTCAAACGTGAAAATGATCGATAATAATGCTACTCGAAATCTTGGTTTAAAGAATCGATGATAATGGTATGTGAAATCTTCGTTTTCGTTCTCGActcgaaggaggagaaggaggaatAGAGATTATTTTGTTTTGTGAAGGATATAAGATTGGGAGAGATAGAGGTGTTTATATACCTTATAGGGTGGAAGAATGGGGAAGTTGACTTTTGAAAGAGATGGTGGAGTGTGATGAAGAAGCAAGAGCGTAACAGATTGACTCATGAAAAAAATGAATTAATAAGTAACTATTGCATATCGTTGCTTGTAAAATGGCCGACTTAAGCTGATTATTCTGAAAATATATTAGGGTTAATTACATGTTTAATTtaagtaacttcaagtcaaaatagGGTTAATTAGACTTTGATAATGTTGTCTTTAATTATAATTCACCACTTCTGCATGCACTTGAGGTTTGCTTGAAATGGCTATAAAGTGATTTAGAGGGAAATTAACTCGTTTCGT encodes the following:
- the LOC138871378 gene encoding uncharacterized mitochondrial protein AtMg00810-like, with amino-acid sequence MKDLGELKYFLGIEFARSLQGILMHQRKYTLELVSELGFGAAKPATTPIEVNVKLTTQECDEHTSTINTLDDALLPDVTSYQRLLGKLLYLTVTRPDIAFSVQTLSQFMQKPKKSYMEVALRVVKYVKNHPGQGVLLSSQKKSVISAFCDADWAACPLTSKSVSGFFIKYGNLLISWKSKKQSTISRNSAESEYRSIATTVVELVWIFGLLKDIGVVFELPATIFIDSKAAIQGLIKTEYVGTKEQLADVLTKGLPRAQHEYLVSKLGLLNIFIPPSLRGIVETEGVT
- the LOC104219006 gene encoding stigma-specific STIG1-like protein 2; this translates as MKFLKLMVVIAISMALTISLLTMQSMDKSINPKNSGFYEDGKRLSATPVEVPQLKRRTSRFLAEKERNPRAADHCHKDNEICNVLEGRNSTCCNKKCINLGYDDHHCGACKRKCRFTETCCRGECVNLSFDKRHCGYCNSRCMPGGYCFYGMCDYA